The Prevotella fusca JCM 17724 genome includes a window with the following:
- a CDS encoding M3 family metallopeptidase, translating into MKQNLKNVVLAAGLACTALTSQAQNARPKTTQTVTNSLMKQSTLPFNAPDFSCIKGEDYLPAVKAAIAEQRAEIKKITDNKQKPTFVNTILAYERSGKTLERVSNIFYALVSADKTPEIEKAQGSIVPLMTEFENEIKFNQKFFQRIKYVYDHEYKTLKGEDKKLLEVVYKDFTHAGALLPKEKMARMQEINKELAKLQQDFGNMLPKAANEATVWVNDVKELAGLSETDIAQCKKDAESRGDKAPYCIVITNTTQQPILASLENRALREKVYNASIHRTDGTGAYNTFPIIVKIARLRAEKAQLMGYKNYASYSLERAMAKNTDNVYAFLRQMIEAYKPKSEAQTKSIEEYAQKTEGADFRLQPYDRFYYSAKMKKDQYSFSDDDVKPYFNLDSVLVNGIFYAAHRAYGLSFRERKDIPTYHKDMKVFDVLDADGKQLALFYCDYFRRPTKRGGAWMSAFLKQSGDRQQKPLIFNVCNYAKAPEGQPTLLTWDETQTMFHEFGHALHGMLSNCKYNTLSGTAVSRDFVEMPSQFNESFASIPEVFNNYARHYKTNEPMPDALREKMLGSLNFLSAYSLGENLAATSVDLAWHCLSPSEVPTAEEAPAFEKKVLADMGLLNNQIPPRYSTSYFNHIWGGGYAAGYYSYLWSEVLAVNIADYFEAHGALTRKVGDDFRQKILSRGNTRDLMTIFSDFTGLKAPDTKGLLKARGM; encoded by the coding sequence ATGAAACAGAACCTTAAAAATGTTGTGCTTGCCGCAGGACTTGCCTGCACAGCACTTACAAGTCAGGCACAGAACGCAAGACCTAAGACCACACAGACGGTCACTAATTCGCTTATGAAACAGAGTACATTACCTTTTAACGCTCCTGACTTCAGCTGCATCAAGGGTGAGGACTACCTCCCTGCCGTCAAGGCGGCTATCGCTGAGCAGAGAGCGGAGATAAAGAAGATTACGGACAATAAGCAGAAGCCTACCTTCGTAAATACGATCTTGGCCTACGAACGTAGCGGCAAGACACTGGAGCGTGTATCAAATATCTTCTATGCACTGGTATCTGCCGACAAGACTCCTGAGATTGAAAAGGCTCAGGGAAGTATCGTTCCGCTGATGACTGAGTTTGAGAACGAGATAAAGTTCAATCAGAAGTTCTTCCAGCGCATCAAGTATGTCTACGACCACGAATACAAGACACTCAAGGGTGAGGACAAGAAACTGCTGGAGGTTGTCTACAAGGACTTTACCCATGCTGGCGCACTGCTCCCGAAGGAGAAGATGGCTCGCATGCAGGAAATCAACAAGGAACTGGCGAAACTTCAGCAGGATTTTGGCAATATGCTTCCAAAGGCTGCTAATGAGGCAACCGTATGGGTCAATGATGTAAAGGAATTGGCAGGTCTTAGCGAAACCGATATCGCCCAGTGCAAGAAGGATGCTGAAAGCCGTGGTGACAAGGCGCCTTACTGCATCGTGATTACGAATACCACCCAGCAGCCTATCCTCGCAAGTCTTGAGAACCGTGCTCTGCGTGAGAAGGTTTACAACGCTTCTATCCACCGTACGGACGGCACGGGGGCTTACAACACCTTCCCCATCATTGTGAAAATTGCCCGCCTGCGTGCGGAGAAGGCGCAGCTGATGGGATACAAGAACTATGCTTCTTACTCGCTCGAGAGGGCTATGGCAAAGAATACGGACAACGTCTATGCCTTCCTGCGCCAGATGATAGAGGCATATAAGCCAAAGTCTGAAGCGCAGACAAAGTCTATTGAAGAGTATGCACAAAAGACAGAGGGTGCAGACTTCCGCCTCCAGCCTTACGATCGTTTCTATTATTCGGCAAAGATGAAGAAGGATCAGTATAGCTTCTCGGATGATGATGTAAAGCCTTACTTCAATCTTGACTCTGTGCTCGTGAACGGTATCTTCTATGCTGCTCACCGTGCCTACGGACTTAGCTTCCGCGAGCGCAAGGATATTCCTACCTATCATAAGGATATGAAGGTGTTTGACGTACTCGATGCTGACGGCAAGCAGCTGGCTCTCTTCTATTGCGATTACTTCCGCCGTCCTACAAAGCGTGGTGGTGCGTGGATGAGTGCCTTCCTCAAGCAGAGTGGTGACCGTCAGCAGAAGCCGCTGATTTTCAACGTCTGTAACTATGCTAAGGCTCCAGAAGGTCAGCCAACTCTCCTTACTTGGGATGAGACACAGACGATGTTCCACGAGTTCGGACATGCTCTGCATGGTATGCTTTCTAACTGTAAGTACAACACGTTGAGTGGTACTGCTGTATCACGTGACTTCGTGGAGATGCCATCACAGTTTAATGAGTCGTTCGCAAGCATACCAGAGGTGTTCAACAACTATGCGCGCCATTACAAGACCAATGAGCCTATGCCAGATGCCCTCCGTGAGAAGATGCTCGGTTCGCTCAACTTCCTTTCAGCTTATTCATTAGGAGAGAACCTTGCTGCTACAAGCGTAGACTTGGCTTGGCATTGCCTCTCACCATCTGAGGTTCCAACAGCGGAAGAAGCACCAGCATTCGAGAAGAAAGTATTGGCGGATATGGGTCTGCTGAACAATCAGATTCCTCCACGCTACTCTACATCTTACTTCAACCACATTTGGGGTGGAGGATATGCTGCTGGTTATTACAGCTATCTGTGGAGTGAGGTGCTTGCCGTGAACATTGCCGACTACTTCGAGGCACATGGTGCACTGACACGCAAGGTGGGTGATGACTTCCGCCAGAAGATTCTCTCACGTGGTAACACTCGTGACCTCATGACCATCTTCTCTGACTTCACTGGTCTCAAAGCGCCTGACACTAAAGGATTGCTGAAGGCGAGGGGAATGTAA
- a CDS encoding M13 family metallopeptidase — protein MRIKTLLPMMLLASAPITGMAQSQAGIKAENLDKSVRPADDFFMFATGGWQKLNPLPGAFSRFGSFDQLQENNNKRVNTILTDLLKKQGKQSAVEKKLGDFYKLAMDSVRRNKEGVSPVKPLLNEMEGAKSLSDLRALQLKYASFGYGVPMGYSFEADEKNAKMNILLIYQDGLSLGQKEYYLDNDKATTDIRNAFRQFIANMFRLYGFTDAQAAAKRDAVMRYETMLALISKSRTELRDVEANYNKMTLSEFKEKYPNIPLEQLANADGIKSEYIQTMVVCQPAFLAGVDKLTSTETAEELRARMEWSAILASANYLSDDVRAEYFNFFSKTMRGTKEDYPRWKRATQQVEKQMGEALGRIYCERYFPATSKKRMEDLIKNLEVSLAERIKAQDWMSEATKKAALEKLSTFYVKVGYPNKWKDLSQLTIDPSKSYYENVQACQMFWAKDAIEEKAGKPVDKDKWLMTPQTVNAYYNPTTNEICFPAGILQYPFFDPKADDAFNYGAIGVVIGHEMTHGFDDQGRHYDKDGNMTDWWTEEDAKNFEARTGKYADFFSAIKVLPDLNANGKLTLGENLADHGGLEVAFNAFEKTAEAKKGKSIMGFTPEQRFFIAYAGVWANNITEAEIRNRVKSDPHSLGEWRVNGALPHINAWYKAFGVKEGDKLFIPENERLKLW, from the coding sequence ATGCGTATTAAAACACTTTTACCAATGATGCTCCTTGCATCTGCCCCGATTACTGGTATGGCACAGAGCCAGGCTGGTATCAAGGCTGAGAATCTCGACAAGTCGGTACGTCCGGCTGATGATTTCTTTATGTTTGCTACAGGTGGATGGCAGAAACTTAATCCACTTCCTGGAGCCTTCTCACGCTTTGGTTCGTTCGACCAATTGCAGGAGAACAATAACAAGCGTGTCAACACCATTCTTACAGACTTGCTCAAGAAGCAGGGTAAGCAAAGTGCGGTTGAGAAGAAATTAGGCGACTTCTATAAGCTCGCTATGGACTCGGTTCGTCGTAACAAGGAGGGGGTAAGCCCTGTTAAGCCATTGCTCAACGAGATGGAAGGTGCAAAGAGCTTGTCAGACCTTCGTGCCCTTCAGTTGAAGTATGCGAGCTTTGGTTATGGTGTGCCAATGGGTTATTCCTTTGAGGCTGACGAGAAGAATGCAAAGATGAATATTCTTCTTATCTATCAGGACGGATTGAGCCTCGGACAGAAGGAATACTATCTTGACAATGATAAGGCTACGACTGACATCCGTAATGCCTTCCGCCAGTTCATCGCTAATATGTTCCGTCTTTATGGATTCACTGATGCACAGGCTGCAGCTAAGCGTGATGCCGTTATGCGTTATGAAACGATGCTGGCTTTGATTTCAAAGAGCCGTACTGAACTGCGTGATGTTGAGGCGAACTATAATAAGATGACACTCAGCGAGTTCAAGGAGAAGTATCCTAATATTCCGCTTGAGCAGTTAGCAAATGCTGATGGCATTAAGAGCGAGTATATCCAGACGATGGTCGTATGCCAGCCTGCTTTCCTTGCAGGAGTTGACAAGCTGACATCTACAGAGACTGCTGAGGAACTCCGTGCACGTATGGAGTGGAGTGCTATCCTTGCTTCGGCTAACTATCTGAGCGATGATGTTCGTGCAGAATACTTCAACTTCTTCAGTAAGACGATGCGTGGTACAAAGGAGGATTATCCTCGTTGGAAGCGTGCTACACAGCAGGTGGAGAAGCAGATGGGTGAGGCTTTGGGCCGCATCTATTGCGAGCGTTACTTCCCAGCCACAAGCAAGAAACGTATGGAAGACCTCATCAAGAATCTTGAGGTGAGTCTTGCTGAGCGTATCAAGGCACAGGACTGGATGAGTGAGGCTACTAAGAAGGCTGCACTTGAGAAACTCTCAACCTTCTATGTGAAGGTGGGGTATCCTAACAAGTGGAAGGATTTGAGCCAGCTTACGATTGATCCATCAAAGTCATATTATGAGAACGTGCAGGCTTGCCAGATGTTTTGGGCAAAGGATGCTATTGAGGAGAAGGCTGGTAAGCCAGTTGACAAGGATAAGTGGTTGATGACTCCACAGACCGTGAATGCTTATTATAATCCTACGACGAATGAAATCTGCTTCCCTGCAGGTATCCTTCAATATCCATTCTTCGACCCTAAGGCTGATGATGCCTTTAATTATGGTGCTATTGGTGTGGTTATCGGACACGAGATGACACACGGATTCGATGATCAGGGACGTCATTATGACAAGGATGGTAATATGACAGACTGGTGGACAGAGGAGGATGCTAAGAACTTTGAGGCTCGTACAGGTAAGTATGCTGACTTCTTCAGTGCTATCAAGGTATTGCCTGACCTCAATGCAAACGGTAAGCTCACATTAGGTGAAAACCTTGCTGACCACGGTGGACTTGAGGTGGCTTTCAATGCTTTCGAGAAGACAGCAGAGGCGAAGAAGGGCAAGAGCATTATGGGCTTTACACCAGAACAGCGTTTCTTCATCGCTTATGCAGGTGTATGGGCAAACAATATCACCGAGGCTGAAATCCGCAACCGTGTTAAGAGCGATCCCCACTCTCTTGGCGAATGGCGTGTGAATGGCGCTCTGCCACACATCAACGCATGGTATAAGGCATTCGGTGTAAAGGAGGGCGACAAACTCTTCATCCCTGAGAATGAGCGTCTTAAACTCTGGTAA
- a CDS encoding ABC-F family ATP-binding cassette domain-containing protein — protein sequence MISIDGLTVEFGVKPLFKDVSFVINERDRIALVGKNGAGKSTMLKILCGMQKPTSGFVSIPNDTTVGYLPQVMKLSDDTTVKEETRKAFSDKTKMEAKLKKMEQEMAERTDYESEGYAELVERFTTEHERYMMMGGENYEAEIERTLTGLGFMREDFERPTREFSGGWRMRIELAKILLRRPDVLLLDEPTNHLDIESIQWLEQFLSQSAKAVVLVSHDRAFVNNVTNRTLEITCGHVEDYRVKYDEYLVLRKERREQQLRAYENQQKEIAETKAFIERFRYQATKAVQVQQRIRQLEKIVPIEVDEVDNSAMRLKFPPCLRSGDYPVIAEGLGKTYPSRLHSDRPGQTVFEGVDLIIKRGEKVAFVGKNGEGKSTFVKCIMGEIPFDGMLKVGHNVQIGYFAQNQAQLLDENLTIYETIDRVATGDMRLRINDLLGAFMFGGETSEKYVKVLSGGERSRLAMIKLLLEPVNLLILDEPTNHLDIASKEVLKEAIKAFDGTAIIVSHDREFLDGLVSKVYEFGGGKVREHLGGIYDWLKSPLHASLTPLTPSPAERGSAGNNPLRGGNNSKSSSSDSKSAAPSLQERAGGEASLSYAERKEQQKKIRKAQRAVEESEAKIAKLEARKSELDELLMASENASNMELVTEYTNLQRELDEENDRWMVLSEEVESLNLEL from the coding sequence ATGATATCAATAGACGGACTGACGGTGGAATTTGGCGTGAAGCCATTGTTTAAGGATGTTTCATTCGTCATCAATGAACGGGACAGGATAGCCTTAGTGGGAAAGAACGGAGCAGGAAAGTCAACGATGCTGAAGATACTCTGTGGAATGCAGAAACCTACGAGTGGCTTTGTTTCTATACCGAACGATACGACTGTAGGCTATCTCCCGCAGGTGATGAAACTTTCTGACGATACGACCGTAAAGGAGGAGACACGCAAGGCTTTCTCTGATAAGACGAAGATGGAGGCTAAGCTCAAGAAGATGGAGCAGGAGATGGCTGAGCGTACTGATTATGAGAGTGAGGGGTATGCTGAACTCGTAGAGCGTTTCACCACTGAACACGAACGCTATATGATGATGGGAGGTGAGAATTATGAGGCAGAGATTGAGCGTACGCTGACAGGTCTTGGCTTTATGCGAGAGGATTTTGAACGCCCTACACGTGAGTTCTCTGGTGGATGGCGTATGCGTATTGAGTTGGCAAAGATTCTTCTCCGCCGACCTGATGTCCTTCTGCTTGATGAGCCAACAAACCATCTTGATATCGAGTCAATCCAATGGCTTGAGCAATTCCTCTCTCAGAGTGCCAAGGCCGTTGTGCTTGTGAGTCACGACCGTGCATTCGTCAACAATGTAACGAACCGTACGCTGGAGATTACCTGCGGACACGTGGAAGATTATCGTGTGAAGTATGACGAGTATCTCGTTCTTCGGAAAGAGCGTCGTGAACAACAGCTCCGTGCATATGAGAACCAGCAGAAGGAGATTGCAGAAACAAAGGCATTCATTGAGCGTTTTCGTTATCAAGCCACAAAGGCCGTACAGGTACAGCAACGTATTCGTCAGTTGGAGAAGATTGTGCCAATCGAGGTAGATGAGGTTGACAATTCGGCTATGCGTTTGAAATTCCCTCCATGTTTGCGAAGTGGTGATTACCCTGTTATTGCAGAGGGATTGGGTAAGACTTATCCAAGCAGATTGCATAGTGATAGACCTGGACAGACGGTGTTTGAGGGTGTAGACCTGATTATCAAACGAGGCGAGAAAGTGGCCTTTGTAGGTAAGAATGGTGAGGGTAAGTCTACCTTCGTGAAGTGTATCATGGGTGAGATTCCTTTTGATGGTATGCTGAAGGTTGGTCATAACGTGCAGATAGGTTATTTTGCACAGAACCAAGCTCAGCTGTTAGATGAGAACCTCACAATTTACGAAACTATTGATAGAGTTGCTACGGGCGATATGCGCTTGAGGATAAACGACTTACTCGGAGCATTTATGTTCGGTGGCGAGACGTCGGAGAAGTATGTCAAGGTGCTTTCAGGTGGTGAGCGTTCGCGTTTGGCGATGATCAAACTCCTACTTGAACCAGTAAACCTCCTTATCCTCGATGAGCCAACCAACCACCTCGACATTGCTTCAAAAGAAGTGTTGAAGGAGGCTATTAAAGCCTTTGACGGAACGGCAATCATCGTGAGTCACGACCGTGAGTTTCTCGATGGATTGGTGAGCAAGGTATATGAGTTCGGTGGTGGTAAGGTGAGAGAGCATTTAGGTGGAATCTATGATTGGTTGAAAAGCCCCCTCCACGCAAGCCTCACCCCCCTTACCCCCTCTCCTGCAGAGAGGGGGAGTGCTGGAAACAATCCGCTGAGAGGTGGGAATAATAGTAAGTCATCATCTTCTGATAGCAAAAGTGCAGCTCCCTCTCTGCAGGAGAGGGCGGGAGGTGAGGCCTCTCTATCTTACGCTGAACGCAAGGAGCAACAGAAGAAGATTCGTAAGGCACAACGTGCCGTGGAAGAATCTGAAGCTAAAATTGCGAAACTCGAGGCACGCAAGAGTGAACTCGATGAACTCCTTATGGCATCTGAAAATGCCTCGAATATGGAACTCGTAACAGAATATACCAACCTCCAGCGTGAACTCGATGAGGAAAACGATAGATGGATGGTGCTTTCGGAAGAGGTGGAAAGTTTAAACCTTGAGCTTTGA
- a CDS encoding DUF1266 domain-containing protein yields the protein MMSVILVCDNNFRRYLIRRKNTIKENVMFKFIKELIESFKEGIEEGKAELKAEEQAEYEAVEGLISKFKEQGNPTLENLFLALSCPFRSVLTLGEPIRLMEFGHLEEKEVESLKKLLKRDFGIKDAADVSNVLEELEDAHDEEDNLARSIFLSGLNLYILTSAVEVGYITFEEIEDFCNEEVSFISSHVDSWQQFGELFMKGECINNAIGRLFLKKNIQLLLKKKTSPWCIFSWESISNVLKTKS from the coding sequence ATGATGTCTGTTATATTGGTATGTGACAATAACTTCCGCAGATATTTAATCCGAAGAAAAAACACTATAAAAGAAAACGTTATGTTTAAATTTATCAAGGAACTGATAGAGAGTTTCAAGGAAGGAATAGAAGAAGGCAAAGCCGAACTTAAAGCTGAAGAACAGGCAGAGTACGAAGCCGTTGAGGGATTAATTTCCAAGTTTAAGGAGCAGGGAAATCCAACGCTTGAAAACCTTTTCTTGGCATTAAGCTGTCCATTCCGTTCAGTCCTGACTTTGGGTGAGCCAATACGTCTGATGGAGTTTGGGCATTTGGAGGAGAAAGAAGTAGAAAGTTTGAAAAAACTCCTTAAAAGAGACTTTGGAATAAAAGATGCCGCTGATGTGTCTAACGTCTTGGAAGAGTTGGAAGATGCGCATGACGAAGAAGACAATCTTGCTCGTTCTATATTTTTATCGGGACTGAATCTTTATATCCTAACCTCCGCTGTAGAAGTCGGATATATAACTTTTGAAGAGATTGAAGATTTTTGTAATGAGGAAGTAAGTTTTATCAGTTCGCATGTTGATTCATGGCAGCAGTTTGGAGAGTTGTTCATGAAAGGTGAGTGTATCAATAATGCTATTGGAAGACTGTTTCTAAAAAAGAACATACAACTTTTGTTGAAAAAGAAAACAAGCCCATGGTGTATCTTCTCATGGGAAAGTATCTCAAATGTCCTTAAAACAAAGAGCTAA